A segment of the Caretta caretta isolate rCarCar2 chromosome 13, rCarCar1.hap1, whole genome shotgun sequence genome:
AGATTATCAGCATATCTTAGTATATACTTATAATTGAAAATGAACTATGTATTTTATATGCTAttgtcttcctctctctcccctatgGCACTGAAGTCTATTTATCTCTTATATACTACTGTCTTCTTAGGTGCTCCATTCAGGCAATGTAAGAGTGTTCAATTCAGGATGACTTATTTCATCAGCTCAGGCGGCCACCTTGGGACATAATCTTCAGAGAAATTCACAGACTTTCTCAGAACTACAGAGGGAATTGCTTGAGGGGCCATGAACCAAATAATTCAAGAGCCAATCCTCAGAGAAGCTGGCTCTAATTCCCACATGGGTTTTGTAAACTCACACTTACCTACCTTCATAGATTTCCTCTGCACTAAATTCTGAGCAACTTCTACATGCTCTTGCCGCATGTCAAGCCTCAATCATTATTCGTGGATCCAGTCCTGAGACGAGTTGGCTGAATAACAGAGCGCAGTGGGACAGATTCTTTAGGCAGCCAACCAATAGCAACAACACTTAGCTCTTATAGTGGGCTTTaaatcagtagctctcaaagaaCTTTACCAAGGAGGTCAGGGTCacgatccccattttacagatggggaaactgaggcacagacaggggaGATTCACGCTGGAATGGGTGAGAGGGGAATCAGCCAAACTGAGtgtagtggagttactccagatttacatgggGGTGAATGAgaggaagaatcaggcccattgactgcaatgggccaAAAACCAGAGTCTCTTCTCCTGATCGTCCACTCACTGACACTGGGCTTACACAgctataactccactgacttcaggagagttactccagatttgcactggTATAGGAGCAGGATCCTGCCCCATGTGAACATAGCATGTGCCTGAATTTTAGAGGTGCAGAGGGGAATCACAACCCTGGCCAAACTGCGTGGACCAGATCCTCGCCTTGTGTGAATCAGCAAACCTctattgatttcagctgagcAATTCTAACTTATATCCACTGGGGATCTGACCCAGTTTGACTTGGGATATCAGGAACTATAGGTGCCCATGTCTCATTCTCTTGCCCTGAACTGAAATCTAGTAGACACTGCATTTCATTCTCAAAAAcacatttccttttttgtttcccTTCACTCAATTGAGTTAGAAAGTGGTCTTGAAATACAGGAAAGTAAAATAAAGCACAAAGTATCCGTCATTCCCTCCTCATGTACCAGGCAACCTCTGCAGGAGAAACAGCAGCCAGACAGTGAGGTGCCCACCTCACACTTTGATCTTGTAGGCCAGGTGTTTATGCACATAAAGGTGCAGCAGGAGCCTAGGAGGACTTTCCAAAGCACCTGAACAGatgaggtgcctaactccctttggatGTTACATGGCTATCctgcttaggtacttttgaaaattccattgaggcccagctcctcaaaggtatttaggtgcctaactcccattgatttcaatgggagttaggcaccaatgTGTCTATGTGTATCTTGAGGCACCAAAATACCCTCCATGTAGTGACCTCAGGTGTCTATCTACATTTATGCCTTCAATAGAGCAGGAGTAGCCCATTATGCAGGGATTGTTTACAAATGTTTCCCATGGCCATCAAGAGGTATGTGAACAAGAatagcagggagagagagatcagtaAATACCAAGAGCTAGGGAAGCCAAGCAGAATAAATTCCTTCACATTGGTTTGATTTCCCTTCACCATTGATTTCACAATCTGCCAGAACACAAACCATAAAAGGAAGGACAAAGAAACCACAGGTGGTGTGGTAAGGGACAGATCATTGCTGATAGATAAATAATTGAGCTAGGAGAAGCAAGCTAatctttttttccacaaaaagaaaaggagtacttgtggcaccttagagactaaccaatttatttgagcatgagctttcgtgagctacagctcacttcatcagatgtttaccgtgggtacccgcatggccccacagtatgccaacatttttatggctgatttagaacaacgcttcctcagctctcgtcccctaaagcccctactctacttgcgctatattgatgacatcttcatcatctggacccatggaaaagaagcccttgaggaattccaccatgatttcaacaatttccatcccaccaccaacctcagcctggtccagtccacacaagagatccacttcctggacactacagtgctaataaacaatggccacataaacaccaccctataccggaaacctactgaccgctattcctacctgcatgcctccagctttcaccctgaccacaccacacgatccatcgtctacagccaagctctgcgatacaaccgcatttgctccaacccctcagacagagacaaacacctacaagatctctgtcaagctttcttacaactacaatacccacctgcagaagtaaagaaacagattgatagagccagaagagttcccagaagttacctactacaggacaggcctaacaaagaaaataacagaacgccactagcggtcaccttcagcccccaactaaaacccctccaacgcattattaaggatctacaacctatcctaaaggatgacccaacactctcacaagtcttgggagacaggccagtccttgcctacagacagccccgcaatctgaagcaaatactcaccaacaaccacataccacacaacagaaccactaacccaggaacttatccttgcaacaaagcccgttgccaattgtgcccacatatctattcaggggacaccatcacagggcctaataacatcagccacactatcagaggctcgttcacctgcacatccaccaatgtgatatatgccatcatgtgccagcaatgcccctctgccatgtacattggtcaaactggacagtctctacgtaaaagaataaatggacacaaatcagatgtcaagaattataacattcataaaccagtcggagaacacttcaatctctctggtcacgcaatcacagacatgaaggtcgctatcttaaaacaaaaaaacttcaaatccagactccagcgagaaactgctgaattggaattcatttgcaaattggatacaattaacttaggcttgaatagagactgggagtggctaagtcattatgcaaggtagcctgtttcctcttgttttttcctaccccccccccagatgttctggtttaacttggatttaaacttggagagtggtcagtttagatgagctattaccagcaggagagtgagtttgtgtgtgtatgggggtgggggggatgtgagaaaacctggatctatgcaggaaatagcccgacttgactatgtaaagagttgtcactttggatgggctagcaccagcaggagagtgaatttgtgtgggggggtggagggtgagaaaacctggatttgtgctggaaatggcccacctgttgatcactttagataagctattaccagcaggacagtggggtgggaggaggtattgtttcatattctctgtgtgtatataaagtctgctgcagtttccacggtaaacatctgatgaagtgagctgtagctcacgaaagctcatgctcaaataaattggttagtctctaaggtgccacaagtactccttttctttttgcgaatacagactaacacggctgttcctctgaaacctttttttccaCAGTACATCTTAATATCAGAAAATGTGGAATAGCTGAAATCAAAAATTGTCCACaggaaaatgtcaattttgacaaggtggaactgcagcacttctggggcaGAATGTAGTTTCCGCTGACAAAAATTCTGCAGGACAAATGAATTCTTTGTGTGTGCAGTGGTacagaattccctcaagagtaATATATATTACTGATATGGACTTTATTCTGGTTTCACATTATAAATGTAATCAGATCATAATCTCTAGTACCTatgctaccattaatttttaagtctgtgatcagttcctctttatctgtcaggATAAGGTCTAATGTAGAACTACCCATGCAGAATGCAACATTTATTGAGTTAGAAAATTGTCATCTATGATGTTTAGAAATTACAAGGATGTTTTAGGACTGACAGCAAAtaacctccagcatatgtcactcacaTTGACGTGCCCCATGATCACAGGTTTTTTTCtgcacattatagataggtgcataAAGAGGTGATCATCTTGTTCCCAGttttgatttggtggtctgtagcagaaaCCATCTTGTGCTTTggctgttaggacattgatccataagcatttaagatcattttcttccaagttatcagtaACTCAGAAACAAGTAATGTTATTGATGACCTATAGTGCCATTCCCTATTTGATctttcctaaataggttataataatagattttaacattccagttgcATTAATCATCCCTCcaagtttcagtaataccaaaCAGATCAAATTTATTCTAATAAACGAACAATTCCAAATCCCCTTGTTTGTCACCCAGACTCCTAGCATTCGTGTATAGGCAGTTCAGTAattccttctcttcatgtcctttgattccttgattaattttgttctatatatttccattttgttctgagtgctcatatcttccctctttttaacCTCCCCTTTTGCTAATAGTTTAATCCCCTCCTGACTagtctagccagcctgtccccaagaAGACTGGTCCCACTTGTACTGAGGTGGACTCCATCCAAACTATATATCCCCCCTCCATAGAAAGTGGACtgatgttccacaaaaccaagaCCCTGTACcctacaccacttacctagccagccTTCACCTCCAcactcttcatagaatcatagaatatcagggttggaaggaacctcaggaggtcatctagtccaaccccctgctcaaagcaggaccaatccccaattaaatcatcccagccagggctttgtcaagcctgaccttaaaaacttctaaggaaggagattctaccacctccctaggtaatgcattccagtgtttcaccaccctcctagtgaaaaagtttttcctaatatccaacctaaacctcccccactgcaacttgagaccattactccttgtcctgtcctcttccaccactgagaatagtctagaaccatcctctctgaaaccacctctcaggtagttgaaagcagctatcaaatcccccctcattcttctcttctgcagactaaacaatcccagttccctcagcctctcctcataagtcatgtgttccagacccctaatcatttttgttgcccttcgctggactctttccaatttctccacatccttcttgtactgtggggcccaaaactgaacacagtactccagatgaggcctcaccaatgtcgaatggagggggacgatcacgtccctcgatctgctggctatgcccctacttatacatcccaaaatgccattggccttcttggcaacaagggcacactgctgactcatatccagcttctcgtccactgtcacccctaggtccttttccgcagaactgctgcctagccattcggtccctagtctgtagctgtgcattgggttcttctgttctaagtgcaggaccctgcacttgtccttgttgaacctcatcagatttcttttggcccaatcctccaatttgttctTCATTCAGTCTTCTTTCATTCATGGGACAGGAAAGATCTCAGAGAAGATTGCTTGGATGttcttcttcttcagcatgcttcCAAGTTCCCAGAAGTCGTCTATTGTGAGATATCCCACAGCACAATGTCATTAGTGTATTATGAACCACCACCAATGGATCCTTGCCTGTTGACTTCAGAAGCCTTATTTTATTTCATGTGAAGAAGACATACCACCAAGCTCTtgagaaagaattttctgtaccACTTCAGACCACCAAGCCACCCAGtcttaagccatgtctacactaccggctaAATCGGCATTGCTGCGATCGATGCAGCaatgttgatttagcgggtctggtgaagatatGCTAAGTCGATGAGAGAGCACTCTCTTGTCAACATCtctactccacctccccgagggATGGAAGCTATGCTGATGGGAtagcatctcccgtcgacatagcgtggtgtagacactgctgtatGTTGACCTAAGTTCGTCAACTTCAGTTATGTAACTTTCATAACTGAACTTAGATCAACTTAAGCATTAGTGTAGACTAGCCTTTAGCTCTGGGAAGGCAGCACACCATGCTGTTGTCCACCAGTCCCTTGCAAAACATTCTTTCAattcttctgagtattgaatCTACAACAAGGATCATTTGTCTTCCTAGGACAACTGGAGAACTGAGCTGTCCAacttttgctttgattttttatACAAAAAAACCTATCAGAATTTTGGTCTGTAGGGAATTCTGaaatctttatttttgttctcattcagaataaaagaaaaaaatgacattttggaAATTCTAATGGAACAGAAATTCTGGGTTCTGACCTGCTCTAGTTCTGAtcaacatgaaatgttttgacatttctgagaCTAAAATTTTTTGAACATTTGATTCCACAAAAATATTTGGTAGTTCatcttttcatcctgattcagcATGAAAAGAAATGTCAAGCTATTGGAATTTCCTATGTGATGGACATTCCATTTTCCAGGAAGCTCTAATTATGGATGGGATGTCCAAAGACACCAAGAAGTGCAAAAATTCTATTGAATCTCACTCATGAGCCTTTGGTAAACCCCAACTACATCATCTATGATGCAGTAAGGACCAAATTTGTTCCCCAGTATGCACAGGCCCAAATCCCAAATGTGTGTGATTTAACAGATctgattgaaaaataaaaatgtatggcTCCAAAAAAGTTGGCATGATTTTGGGGATGTTTTTTATTATTCTgtaacaaaatatttagtttgaaaagcaacaaaactaacattttatttcatttactttCAAATTATTTCTGTAAAAATAAGCTAAATTATTTGAAATCACATtgttttcatgaaacattttgattttgatgaaatatCATGTGAAACATTGAAAACATTTGGCCAGTTCTGGTGACTGAGAAATGGGTTTTACCAATGAGGTCTAAGAGGGTTAAGCAACCTCCTTGAATTGAAAGTCATAGTGTAaagccagacgggaccattagaCTATCTAGTCTGACgttctgtgtatcacaggccattgatTTTCATCCAGTTACACATATATTGAGATCAGTTACTTGGGTTAGACTTTCAGTCCTTAAGAGACTAAGCTGTTGTGAGCCACAGGCAGAGACCAGGAGAGACGGAGGTGAcaccaatgcccaaggcccctgcaaggACAGGGAACTGGTCACCTGAGATCTGTCCAGATGATTGTACCAAGCAATCTATGTCCCATGCTGAGGGGGTGAAAAAACcccaaggggaaaattccttcctgacctgaCATCTGAGGATCATTTTGACCTGATCATATGAGGAAGACATACCAACCAAGCTCTTGAGAAAGAAGTTTCTGTACCACTTCAGATCACCAACCCACCccgtccagtgtcctgtctcctgctgtttccaatcgctgatgcttcagaggaaggtttaaacaaacaaaaccaccaccactgCCACCCACAGAATACGGAGCAGCAGGGGAACAAATCCCACCTTCTTCCTGACCCTTGCATGtgaccagctgaagccctgaagcatggcATTTGATTATAGTAATTGTCTGAATGCAAGTTTTATTAGAATGTTGAGGGCAATGCAGGCAAATCTGTTCTCTCTTGGTATGTCTACATAAAACAGTAAGCCTGGGTGTCTGACACAGGTTTGAGACCAAGACcctcttctgtccacacacaaatcagtctgacttaagtcagcaagcactcaggacccggGTCCTAGGACTGTACTAGGGGCACGGGTCAGAGCCCACGTCCTGCTGTGACTTGGCTCTAAGCACTATCATTTTGCTGTATGGACAGAGCTCAAcccacaaacctgagtcagaaGTTCTGCATCGTGCAATATGCACGTTACCATGGCTGTGCGACCTGGGTctagcaattgtaaacccagatGGACGCTCAAGCATAGGCTTGGGAACCTGAGTCCACAAGGCCATGAAGAAGGGGGATGAACACGATTCATAGACTCACATTTTCACAGGCTGCAAGGCCGGTAGGAATCACCACCATCATCCAGGCTGACTCCACAAACCCACATACACAAATACATACAGACCTCAGAATTTCTCCCAGATGCTGGATTAAAGCATGCCTTTTACAAAGAGATCTAATTTTgccttaaagacttcaagttattgTGAGTCCACAACTTCCCTGGCAAACTGTTACAATGTTTTATTACCCTCACTGCTAGGACACTGCAAAGGCAGTTGGATGTCTCATTTTCTTGCactcttttgaaaaatcccatcttAAATATGTACAATACTTTCCAAAAGATTGGAGGATAAAAAGGTACAATACAAACTTCATTTACATTCTGATGTTATGAATGGGCTGTAAGCAAATATACAACAGACATCAATTATTCACATACATAAGACATTTCTTATTACAATTACATTGAAAAATGAAGGGCATTCATTTCCATATTTGAAATtataaggaattttttttcttatatctGTACTCTACAGAATCTTCCTGTAGCTAAATATTCATTGCACAGTAAGATAAAATACATGGACTGGAGAGTTCATGTATTTCAGTCCACTCagcagctgagcctgggacaCCACTTAAAGTGGAACTTATAGTCCAGTGCTGTCAGATATCGCTTCTTTTGTTCAAGGGCAGGAGGCCTCCATTTTCACACTGTCTATATGTTAATATGATTTCTCAAAATAACCCTAAATATAATCCGGATTTGTTTGCCATCTCATTCACCAATGTGTATTATATGCATTTTTTCTAGGGTTTTCTAAATATTCTAAGGAAACTAGTCAGCCAACTCTAATTGATATTCATTGGAAGTCATTCTCCTAACTACCTtcagtgcatttgaaaatcccaactaGTACAGCAGTAGTGGCCACCAATGCCGTATACAGAGGTAATATCTCCTCCTGTCACCTTCTTGGTATTTCCCTACCTATGACCTACAAGGATCATATAAACCTTTCTTTGCCATAGCATCACACTCCCCAGTTAGTTATCCACAATGACGCATAAGTCATTTTCAGAGTCACCTCTTTCCAAGATAGAGTCCCCTCACCCTGTACCATCTACAGAAAATTGATCCATAGACAGATCCCCTCAACAGAGAGTGCTTTCTCCCCAGATCTCAGGTTCTTTGTCCTGGGCTTAGTGATCTGCATTGTCACAGAGGAACACAGCTGTCTTAGTGGTTCATAGGTGGAGATACACACTTTGAGGTAACGAAGGCTTGAACCCTTAATGCAGCCCTGTTGATTTTACAATGTTGACCTTTTAGAAATAATATCATGtcccaaagaaaaggagtacttgtggcaccctagagactaacaaatttatttgagcataagctttcgtgagctacagctcacttcatcggatgcatgcagtggaaaatacagtggggagattttatatacacagagaacatgaaacaatgggtgttaccatacacactgtaatgagagtgatcaggtaaggtgagctattaccagcaggagagaaaaaaaaccttttgtagtgataatcaaggtgggccatttccagcagttgacaagaacgtctgaggaacactaaggggggaaataaacagggggaaatagttttactttgtgtaatggcacatccactcccagtctctattcaagcctaagttaatggtgtccagtttgcaaattaattccaattcagcagtctctcattggagtctgtttttaaagtttttttgttgaagaattgccacttttaggtctgtaatcgagtgaccaaagagattgaaatgttctccaactgcttttttgaatgttataattcttgacgtctgatttgtgcccattgattcttttacgtagagactgtccagtttggccaatgtaaatggcagaggggcattgctgccacatgatggcatatatcacattggtagatgcgcaggagaacgagcctctcatagtgtggctgatgtgattaggccctatgatggtgtcccctgaatagatatgtggacacagttggcaacgggctttgttgcaagggtaggttcctgggtgagtggttctgttgtgtggtgtgtggttgctggtgagtatttgcttcaggttggggcgctgtctgtaagcaaggtctggcctgtttcccaagatctgtgagagtgatgggtcatccttcaggataggttgtagatccttgatgatgcgctggagaggttttagttgggggctgaagatgacagctagtggcattctgttattttctttgttgggcctgtcctgtagtaggaaacttctgcggaaccacctgatcaacatcctatacagcaaacagggaaagattaagaatgagctctcaaaactggatactctcacaAAAAAATAGGaaggaaggaatcatagaatatcaaggttggaagggacctcaggaggtcatcttgtccaacccctgctcagagcaggaccaatccccaatttttgccccagatccctaaatggccccctcaaggattgaactcacaaccctgggtttagcaggccaatgctccaaccactgagctatccctcccccggaaggaaggaaggaaggaaggaaggaaggaaggaaggaaggaaggaaggaaggaaggaaggaaggaaggaaggaaggaaggaaggaaggaaggaaggaaggaaggaaggaaggaaggaaggaaggaaggaaggaaggaacacGGAGTAGCCATAGAGTAAGGGTCTCTGGATGTAGGTGAATAAGTAATATTAAGTAGGATTTAGGGAGGCTTGGGCAGGGgttgaattttttccccacataCTCCCATATCCCTCCATTCAGTCACTTTTCCCAATTAATGTTttggcagtgaggaaagcagaCTGTGGAGATGAGAAAGGGAAACCACTCCTCACACACTGACTTCATCGTCTTGGGCTTCCCAGGGCTCCCAGAGCACCAGTGGCTGCTCTTTGTGCTGTTTATAACCATCTACGTTCTGATGCTCATGGAAAACCTGGTCCTGATTGTGACCATCAAGTTGAACTGCCAGCTTCACActcccatgtatttcttcctaggCAACCTCTCCCTCTTGGAAATCTTCTATGTCTCGGTGACTGTTCCCAAACTTCTCTCCAACCTCCTGTTGGGGGAGAAGGTCACCTCTCTGGGGGGATGCATGGCTCAGCTGTATTTCTTCTTGTCCCTGGCTTCCTCTGAGTGTTTTCTCCTGGCAGCAATGGCCTGTGACTGCTATTTAACCATCTGCCAACGGCTGCACTACCCAGCTCTTATGAATCACAGAGCCTGCACCGTGCTGAACCTGGGCTCCTGGCTGAGTGGCTTCCTGGCTTCCTTCCCATCCATTGTGATGATCTCCAGGCTGCAGTTCTGCAGCGCTAACACCATCCAACACTTCTTCTGTGATCTTCTGCCCCTCCTGAAGCTGTCGTGCACAGACACCTCGACCATCGAGACGCTGGATTTCGTGGCAGCGCTGTCTGTCCTTGTGATGTCCCTACTAGTGACAGGAGCCTCCTACATCTGCATATTCTCCACCATGGCCAGGATCCCATCCACAGCCGGGAAGCATAAAGCTTTCTTCATCTGTGCCTCCCACCTGGTGGTGGTCTCCATGTTCTATGCCACCACCATCTTCATGTACGCATGGCCCAGGGCTGTTGGCACCTTTGACCTCAACAAGCTGGTGTCTGTCTTGTACACGATGGTGGCCCCGTTTCTGTACCCATCATCTACAgcctttaaacaaaaggaaatctaacgcatttctagctagattgcttactaacttaacagaagttctgaagagcattcctgacctgatcccagacagacagaccctttgttcccccctgcctccagctttgaaagtatcttgtcttggcctgctaaacccagggttgtgagttcaatccttgagggggccatttagggatctggggcaaaaaatggggattggtcctgctttgagcagggggttggactagatgacctcctgaggtcccttccaaccctgatattctatgattctatgattcctcattggt
Coding sequences within it:
- the LOC125622503 gene encoding olfactory receptor 226-like, yielding MRKGNHSSHTDFIVLGFPGLPEHQWLLFVLFITIYVLMLMENLVLIVTIKLNCQLHTPMYFFLGNLSLLEIFYVSVTVPKLLSNLLLGEKVTSLGGCMAQLYFFLSLASSECFLLAAMACDCYLTICQRLHYPALMNHRACTVLNLGSWLSGFLASFPSIVMISRLQFCSANTIQHFFCDLLPLLKLSCTDTSTIETLDFVAALSVLVMSLLVTGASYICIFSTMARIPSTAGKHKAFFICASHLVVVSMFYATTIFMYAWPRAVGTFDLNKLVSVLYTMVAPFLYPSSTAFKQKEI